A genomic segment from Salvia splendens isolate huo1 chromosome 13, SspV2, whole genome shotgun sequence encodes:
- the LOC121760790 gene encoding uncharacterized protein LOC121760790, translated as MTDVAVSLPQQPRDHPILRRRSSIPSSIVVAPPKLNLLHHHSSSTTTSATTSSSSDYLELLSIKPNPRSYTSLKDLLPTTAVNSPRPSSAQAGSDICIRNRLVKQAAWAYLQPMSTASGSVDGGFLRRMFPRLAALFDLVRRSVARAINWTLQFVWIRCSR; from the coding sequence ATGACAGACGTCGCCGTTTCACTACCGCAGCAGCCTCGCGATCATCCGATCCTCCGCCGCCGGAGTTCTATCCCGTCCTCGATCGTAGTAGCGCCGCCGAAGCTCAatctcctccaccaccacagCTCGTCGACTACGACCTCCGCCACAACGTCTTCGTCTTCCGACTATCTCGAGCTGCTGTCAATCAAGCCTAATCCGAGAAGCTACACCTCGCTGAAGGATCTCCTCCCGACGACGGCGGTGAACTCGCCGCGGCCGAGCTCCGCACAGGCCGGATCCGACATCTGCATCCGGAACCGCCTCGTGAAGCAGGCGGCTTGGGCGTACCTCCAGCCGATGTCCACCGCCTCCGGCTCCGTCGacggcggcttcctccgccgTATGTTTCCGCGCCTCGCCGCCCTGTTTGACCTGGTCCGCCGCAGCGTCGCTCGAGCCATCAATTGGACGCTTCAATTTGTGTGGATCCGCTGCTCCAGATAG
- the LOC121760256 gene encoding E3 ubiquitin-protein ligase PUB23-like → MAEVKIEIEIPPYFLCPITLDIMRDPVTLSTGITYDRESIEQWLFTQQNTTCPATKQHLPNLDLTPNTTLRRLIQSWCTLHAVQRLPSPQPPLTLPHLLRLLSQASLPHLQSQSLQTLKSLASDSLTNRRCIASSPAPAFLASLIITKSSFSDDALSILHSLHLPESALIPLSTPAFVESLTLILQLGSYQPRVFAINLLRSITEIAEPSLLISLKPELFSEIAQILKDKDISRKYMKSAMKVLIAACPWGRNRMKAAKAGVAAAVVDLLLDVIDKRECEMMMTVLEMVCQCADGRSELLGHAAGLAVVAKKILRVSGAASERGVRILHSVSRYSATAAVLAEMVQSGAVAKLWLVVQVECGAKTKERAREILKAHARAWRTSSCIPNNLISSYPS, encoded by the coding sequence ATGGCGGAAGTTAAAATCGAGATTGAGATCCCACCATACTTCCTCTGCCCCATCACTCTGGATATCATGAGAGATCCAGTCACactctccaccggaatcacctACGACAGAGAGAGCATCGAGCAATGGCTCTTCACACAGCAAAACACGACCTGCCCCGCCACCAAACAGCACCTCCCCAACCTCGACCTCACCCCCAACACCACCCTCCGCCGCCTCATCCAGTCGTGGTGCACCCTCCACGCCGTCCAGCGCCTCCCCTCCCCTCAACCACCCCTCACCCTCCcccacctcctccgcctcctctcCCAAGCCtccctcccccacctccaaTCCCAATCCCTCCAAACCCTCAAATCCCTCGCCTCCGACAGCCTCACCAACCGCCGCTGCATCGCCTCCTCCCCCGCCCCCGCCTTCCTCGCCTCCCTCATCATCACCAAATCCTCCTTCTCCGACGACGCCCTATCCATCCTTCACTCCCTCCACCTCCCCGAATCCGCCCTCATACCCCTCTCCACCCCCGCCTTCGTCGAATCCCTAACCCTAATTCTGCAGCTTGGCAGCTACCAACCACGCGTATTCGCCATCAACCTCCTCAGATCGATCACAGAAATCGCCGAACCATCCCTCCTCATTTCACTAAAACCCGAGCTCTTCTCCGAAATAGCTCAGATTTTAAAGGATAAAGACATCTCGAGAAAATACATGAAGTCGGCGATGAAAGTGCTGATTGCGGCGTGCCCGTGGGGGCGGAACCGGATGAAGGCGGCAAAGGCGGgagtggcggcggcggtggtcgATCTTCTACTCGACGTGATAGACAAGAGGGAGTGTGAGATGATGATGACGGTGCTGGAGATGGTGTGCCAGTGCGCGGACGGGAGGTCGGAGCTGCTGGGGCACGCGGCGGGGTTGGCCGTGGTGGCCAAGAAGATACTGAGGGTGTCGGGGGCGGCGAGCGAGAGGGGGGTGAGGATCCTGCACTCGGTGTCGAGGTACTCGGCGACGGCGGCGGTGCTGGCGGAGATGGTGCAGAGCGGGGCGGTGGCGAAGCTGTGGCTGGTGGTGCAGGTGGAGTGCGGGGCGAAGACCAAGGAGAGAGCGAGGGAGATTCTCAAGGCGCATGCTAGAGCTTGGAGGACTTCCTCTTGCATACCTAACAATCTCATTTCTTCATATCCCTCTTGA